A single Pseudomonas sp. DC1.2 DNA region contains:
- a CDS encoding DUF3301 domain-containing protein: protein MLTLGNIFVLMLLATGGAWLWHNHGLRERALERVKRHCVKLQIELLDGNVALKKIGFIKDANGRRRLARVYNFEFTVTGETRHIGTITQFGAHSAQIELAPYPMPQDDTAPVVDVARPRAEVIELSQWRQDHSKLRP from the coding sequence TGCTGATGCTGCTCGCCACCGGCGGCGCATGGCTGTGGCACAACCACGGCTTGCGCGAGCGCGCGCTGGAACGGGTCAAGCGGCATTGCGTCAAGCTCCAGATCGAGTTGCTGGACGGCAACGTGGCGTTGAAAAAAATCGGTTTTATCAAAGATGCCAACGGCCGTCGACGTCTGGCGCGCGTGTATAACTTTGAATTCACCGTGACCGGCGAAACCCGTCACATCGGCACCATCACCCAGTTTGGCGCTCACAGTGCGCAAATCGAACTGGCGCCCTACCCCATGCCGCAGGATGACACCGCGCCCGTGGTCGATGTGGCGAGGCCTCGCGCCGAAGTGATCGAACTCAGCCAATGGCGGCAGGATCACAGCAAGTTGCGTCCTTGA